A window of Moritella sp. Urea-trap-13 contains these coding sequences:
- a CDS encoding class I SAM-dependent methyltransferase encodes MTVAMSEADVKLPLEFIDFSAVAEDACRLFHGRGHTYAGFEHINIDWLSPVALITLYKEEQNDYLMLLAEALQAQLGEQCKTVLVQFRCRERAPTSLFLGEECHRTEITENGMTFNLEFGRAQNTGLFLDMANGRQWVKEQSEHANVLNLFSYTCAFSVAALAGGADKVMNVDLSRTSLTMGRDNHRSNGHDLKRVKFEGVDIFKSYGRLRKHGPYDLLISDPPSFQKGSVDIKRDYSKIIKRIPELMKPGGKVMLCLNAPELGEQFLFDNVAEHCPDCVFQEQLPTPAVFKEAEAGKGLKVLIFIYSPKAE; translated from the coding sequence GTGACTGTCGCTATGTCCGAGGCTGATGTGAAATTGCCGCTTGAGTTTATTGATTTTTCTGCTGTAGCAGAAGATGCCTGTCGCTTGTTCCATGGTCGTGGCCACACGTATGCGGGTTTCGAGCACATCAACATTGATTGGTTGTCACCGGTTGCACTTATTACGTTATACAAAGAAGAACAAAACGATTACTTAATGCTGCTAGCAGAAGCGCTGCAAGCACAACTTGGTGAACAGTGTAAAACGGTATTAGTGCAGTTCCGCTGTCGTGAGCGTGCACCGACGTCATTGTTCCTTGGTGAAGAATGTCACCGTACCGAGATCACTGAAAACGGCATGACCTTTAACCTTGAGTTTGGTCGTGCGCAAAACACTGGTTTGTTCCTTGATATGGCTAATGGCCGTCAGTGGGTTAAAGAACAGTCTGAGCATGCTAACGTATTGAACTTGTTTTCTTATACCTGTGCTTTCTCTGTGGCTGCGTTAGCGGGCGGGGCTGATAAGGTGATGAACGTTGACCTTAGTCGCACGTCACTTACTATGGGGCGTGATAATCACCGCAGTAATGGTCATGATCTTAAGCGGGTTAAATTTGAAGGTGTTGATATCTTTAAATCATATGGACGTTTACGTAAGCATGGTCCTTATGACCTGTTGATCTCGGATCCACCGTCGTTCCAAAAGGGCAGTGTGGATATTAAGCGTGATTACAGCAAGATCATCAAACGTATTCCGGAGCTGATGAAGCCGGGTGGTAAAGTAATGTTATGTTTGAACGCTCCTGAGCTAGGTGAACAGTTCTTATTTGATAATGTTGCCGAGCATTGCCCAGATTGTGTGTTCCAAGAACAACTGCCAACGCCAGCTGTATTTAAAGAAGCAGAAGCGGGTAAAGGCCTTAAAGTATTAATCTTCATTTACTCGCCTAAAGCAGAGTAA
- a CDS encoding alpha/beta fold hydrolase yields the protein MVNYFSISQVDTDAYPLRHENVDKFALVCEGGGQRGVFTAGVLDAFLKANYNPFDCFIGTSAGALNLASYVCGQYRHAYEVINKVTRDPDFFNIKNVFRGENSLNLDLLIHATETHLALDWDTGLKKLENRELYCVATNINSMQAKCLDLKRGSWQKALKATCAIPLLTVNPIKIDNDDWYDGGVTAPIPVRKAYKLGYKHIVVIRTIPVDASYNHEWLNFLKKVGPNKLKNLSHLLMIHEDAYRADQAFLENPPDDVVIYEIHPATHLQTSLVHSSKKAVDSDYALGFEMGKKYLNLIADKIHKDQFELANVADFPLKTTDDVDTTDKACNEVIKDLTRGSFIGFDKVRINWINYNPHNKKDTLVIVNGRNESYWGYLELIYELSHLYNIYTYDHRGQGESGRWGEDLDLGHVNEFQDYIVDLQLFMDKVVYPNSAGDCYLVGHSMGANICTQYIQFYQHKVKKLLLSTPMFGLGLSIKSKLDTSSNSIFERFTKKPNYALGRSFYDFPEFDKNLMSKSKLRYSRYTNSYNEKPNLKLNGPSTKWIQESIKACEKVLINAHKVDIPVLILQAEHEYVVSNLAQDKFNESCPHSYIEVVEGALHGLFIEEDKYRNIAVNKLIFFMKN from the coding sequence ATGGTTAATTATTTTTCTATTTCTCAAGTCGATACTGACGCTTATCCTTTGCGCCATGAAAATGTTGATAAATTTGCATTAGTTTGTGAAGGTGGTGGACAGAGAGGTGTATTCACCGCCGGTGTATTAGATGCATTTTTGAAAGCCAATTATAATCCGTTTGACTGTTTTATTGGTACGTCAGCAGGTGCGTTAAATTTGGCATCTTATGTCTGTGGCCAATATAGACATGCTTATGAGGTCATTAATAAAGTGACTCGTGATCCAGATTTTTTTAATATTAAGAATGTATTTCGTGGTGAAAACAGCTTGAATTTGGATTTGTTAATTCATGCTACAGAAACACATTTGGCGCTGGATTGGGATACTGGATTAAAAAAATTAGAGAACCGCGAGTTATATTGCGTTGCTACCAATATAAATAGTATGCAAGCTAAATGCTTAGATTTAAAAAGAGGCAGTTGGCAGAAAGCCTTAAAAGCGACGTGTGCTATTCCTTTATTAACGGTTAATCCGATCAAAATTGACAATGACGATTGGTATGATGGTGGCGTTACGGCGCCTATCCCGGTTCGAAAAGCATATAAGCTTGGTTATAAACATATTGTTGTGATTAGAACGATTCCTGTCGATGCTAGTTATAACCATGAGTGGTTGAACTTTTTAAAAAAAGTGGGTCCCAATAAACTTAAAAATTTAAGCCACTTATTAATGATCCATGAAGACGCGTACCGTGCGGATCAAGCATTCTTAGAAAATCCGCCCGATGATGTTGTTATTTATGAGATCCACCCAGCAACGCATTTACAAACATCTTTAGTCCATTCATCTAAAAAAGCAGTTGATAGCGATTACGCGTTAGGTTTTGAAATGGGTAAAAAATATCTTAATCTCATTGCGGATAAAATCCATAAAGATCAATTTGAACTTGCCAATGTGGCCGATTTCCCCCTCAAAACAACCGATGATGTTGATACCACTGATAAGGCCTGTAATGAGGTAATTAAAGACTTAACACGTGGTAGTTTTATTGGTTTTGACAAAGTCAGAATCAATTGGATTAATTATAATCCACATAATAAAAAAGATACCTTGGTGATTGTTAACGGTAGAAATGAATCTTATTGGGGCTATTTAGAACTCATTTATGAGCTGTCGCATCTTTATAATATTTATACCTATGATCATCGAGGTCAAGGTGAATCTGGGCGATGGGGAGAGGATCTAGACCTAGGACATGTGAATGAGTTTCAAGATTACATCGTTGATTTACAACTATTTATGGATAAAGTTGTTTATCCGAATAGCGCTGGTGATTGTTACTTAGTCGGACACTCTATGGGCGCAAATATTTGTACTCAATACATTCAATTCTATCAACACAAAGTGAAAAAGTTATTGTTGAGTACGCCTATGTTTGGTCTTGGTTTATCCATTAAAAGTAAGTTAGATACCTCAAGCAACTCAATTTTCGAGCGTTTTACTAAGAAACCTAATTACGCTTTAGGTCGTTCTTTTTATGATTTTCCTGAATTTGATAAAAACCTCATGAGTAAGAGTAAATTACGCTATTCACGTTATACCAATAGCTATAATGAAAAACCAAATTTAAAGTTAAATGGCCCGAGTACTAAATGGATCCAAGAATCCATTAAAGCGTGTGAAAAAGTGTTAATTAATGCCCATAAAGTGGATATTCCAGTGTTGATATTACAAGCGGAACATGAATATGTGGTGAGTAATTTAGCGCAAGACAAGTTTAATGAAAGTTGTCCTCATAGCTATATTGAAGTGGTTGAAGGCGCATTACATGGTTTATTTATTGAAGAAGATAAATATCGAAATATTGCAGTTAATAAATTGATTTTCTTTATGAAAAACTAA
- a CDS encoding AI-2E family transporter, protein MKLILKENSQMRNLVMIAAVIIILGGIKIATPIIIPFLLAIFIAIICNPLVNLIIRCRIPRGIAIFMVLIVAIMMGLTITSVIGSSVQQLTSNIGDYQSQIRGHYGELVTFLHKYNIQISSDTLLEYFNPGTAVTMVSSMVSSLSGVMANIFLILLTVVFMLFEGEVLPKKLHFMFKDPDFKLAQLDKFLDSVNKYVAIKTLVSIATGLCVGLMLFIMDVDFYLLWGLIAFLLNYVPNIGSLIAAVPAVILTTLQLGLPQAGAVAAGYVTINLVMGNLVEPRFMGKGLGLSTLIVFLSLIFWGWLLGLVGMLLAVPLTMIVKIGLETINDQNWMSILISSDVEVKK, encoded by the coding sequence ATGAAACTAATTTTAAAAGAAAATAGCCAAATGCGTAATTTGGTGATGATAGCTGCGGTGATTATTATCCTTGGTGGTATCAAAATAGCCACGCCGATTATCATTCCATTTTTACTGGCTATATTCATTGCCATTATCTGTAATCCATTGGTTAACCTTATTATTCGTTGTCGTATTCCGCGCGGAATTGCTATTTTTATGGTGTTGATTGTCGCGATCATGATGGGCCTGACGATCACCAGTGTGATTGGTTCAAGTGTGCAACAACTCACCAGTAATATTGGCGACTATCAAAGCCAAATTCGTGGTCATTACGGCGAATTAGTGACGTTCTTACATAAATACAATATCCAAATATCATCAGATACCTTACTGGAATACTTTAACCCTGGTACTGCTGTTACTATGGTTTCGAGTATGGTTAGTAGTTTATCTGGCGTAATGGCAAACATATTCCTGATCTTATTAACGGTGGTATTCATGCTATTTGAAGGTGAAGTGTTACCGAAAAAACTGCATTTCATGTTTAAAGATCCCGATTTCAAATTAGCCCAACTAGACAAGTTTTTAGATTCAGTGAACAAGTACGTGGCGATTAAAACCTTAGTGAGTATTGCGACCGGTCTTTGTGTTGGCTTGATGCTGTTCATCATGGATGTTGATTTCTATTTGTTATGGGGCTTAATTGCTTTCTTACTTAACTATGTGCCGAATATCGGCTCGTTAATTGCGGCAGTACCTGCGGTTATCTTAACTACTCTACAACTGGGTTTACCCCAAGCGGGTGCAGTTGCTGCTGGTTATGTGACTATTAACTTAGTCATGGGTAACTTGGTAGAGCCACGCTTCATGGGTAAAGGCTTAGGTTTATCGACCTTGATTGTATTCTTATCGTTAATATTCTGGGGTTGGTTGCTTGGACTTGTGGGCATGTTGCTGGCAGTGCCACTGACGATGATTGTCAAAATTGGTTTAGAAACAATCAATGATCAGAACTGGATGTCGATACTGATCAGCAGTGATGTTGAGGTGAAAAAATAA